One stretch of Pseudomonas azotoformans DNA includes these proteins:
- a CDS encoding VOC family protein, which translates to MKVEILRTHLSLWVADPDVSARWYADILGMHESARGESWVMMAFGGKHHDIALIRADPGAHQGGLGLQHYGLEIDGDMTTLRQLYGMLLGKGVEVVKITDHEIGHGVYFNDPDGNRMEFFLETEHDDARGKARFKAAGAPSRHFNLDPLDPL; encoded by the coding sequence ATGAAAGTCGAGATCCTGCGTACTCACCTATCGCTCTGGGTCGCTGACCCGGACGTGTCGGCCCGCTGGTACGCCGACATCCTGGGCATGCACGAAAGTGCCCGGGGCGAGAGCTGGGTCATGATGGCGTTTGGCGGCAAGCACCACGACATTGCCTTGATCCGCGCCGACCCCGGCGCCCATCAGGGCGGGCTGGGGCTGCAACACTACGGCCTGGAAATCGATGGGGACATGACCACCCTGCGCCAGCTCTACGGCATGTTGCTGGGCAAGGGCGTCGAGGTGGTGAAGATCACCGATCACGAAATCGGCCATGGCGTGTACTTCAACGACCCCGACGGCAACCGCATGGAATTCTTCCTCGAGACCGAACACGACGATGCGCGCGGCAAGGCCCGGTTCAAGGCCGCTGGCGCGCCGAGCCGACATTTCAACCTTGACCCACTGGACCCACTTTGA
- a CDS encoding amino acid synthesis family protein — protein sequence MKTANFATYHIRKWYSFVEETLANETGQLADGEPLFKYAIAAVIANPYAGRYSESLAELVDPSPLLGEEFGRRIQALAGAHEIVSYGKAILVGSEGEYEHGNAFLTNPAADPIRVALGGGKSWVPSTGKRGGPGSTIDVPLAHKDALYVRSHYDSMSLMFGDGPAPDEVVIIWAFATRGRLHARLGGLQAKDVKGLDGLH from the coding sequence ATGAAAACCGCTAATTTTGCGACCTATCACATCCGTAAATGGTACAGCTTCGTCGAAGAAACCCTGGCCAACGAAACCGGCCAGCTGGCCGATGGCGAGCCACTGTTCAAATATGCGATTGCCGCCGTGATCGCCAACCCTTATGCCGGTCGCTACAGCGAGTCGCTGGCCGAACTGGTCGACCCTTCGCCGCTGCTGGGCGAAGAATTTGGCCGGCGCATCCAGGCACTGGCCGGTGCCCATGAGATTGTCAGCTATGGCAAGGCGATCCTGGTGGGCAGCGAGGGCGAGTACGAGCACGGGAATGCATTCCTGACCAACCCGGCCGCCGATCCGATCCGCGTCGCGCTGGGCGGCGGCAAGTCCTGGGTACCGTCCACCGGCAAGCGTGGCGGGCCGGGTTCGACCATCGATGTGCCGCTGGCGCACAAGGATGCCCTGTATGTACGTTCCCATTACGACAGCATGTCGCTGATGTTTGGCGACGGGCCTGCGCCCGACGAAGTCGTGATCATCTGGGCCTTCGCCACGCGTGGACGCTTGCATGCACGCCTGGGCGGCCTGCAGGCTAAAGATGTCAAAGGTCTGGATGGGCTGCACTGA
- a CDS encoding bifunctional 3-(3-hydroxy-phenyl)propionate/3-hydroxycinnamic acid hydroxylase: protein MKQEKTQVVIVGGGPNGITAAHYMGMYGIDCVVLELADCILPYPRAVGMDDEALRVLQGIGIAELAVRDMICDVPLRYYNARGVCFAEVKPSTAHYGWPMRNIFMQQLLEGTLRENLGQRTCVELRQGHEMLELEQDGEGVTLQVRNAQGEVYELRADYVIGADGGRSTVRKKVGVELLGLTHPRKWVVVDTANDTLDAPYTALHADPQRPFVCIYLPYQQRRWEFMLMEGEDEAKMCEESTIRDLIRGHIGDAVDQLNIIRIRAYTHHSRVAARFVQGRVALVGDAAHISPPWAGQGLNSGLRDVANVVWKLAAIIQGRASHGILASYDQERRGHATELVALADNMGTVLGLTNPLMAGVRDWLFQAVNSVDNLRSHLLEFKFKPKATITKGLVYHERAELREDDLVGQLFVQPYIEDAKGQRRRLDDVLGHSYAVLGYRVNPREQLSDEMATFWARWDTRFIQVNRSRSGLGRHQPLTAMDAISVEDVDNRLGEWFSKVRDCIVVVRPDRFVAAITTPERLESVLRKLAEQLS from the coding sequence ATGAAGCAGGAGAAGACCCAGGTTGTCATTGTCGGCGGCGGGCCCAACGGGATCACGGCCGCACACTATATGGGGATGTACGGAATCGACTGCGTCGTCCTTGAACTGGCTGATTGCATCCTGCCTTACCCGCGTGCGGTGGGCATGGATGATGAAGCCCTGCGCGTGTTGCAGGGTATCGGCATCGCCGAGCTGGCCGTGCGCGACATGATCTGCGACGTGCCGTTGCGCTACTACAACGCACGCGGTGTGTGTTTCGCCGAGGTCAAGCCGAGCACCGCTCACTACGGCTGGCCGATGCGCAATATCTTCATGCAGCAGTTGCTTGAAGGCACGCTGCGCGAAAACCTGGGGCAGCGTACCTGTGTGGAGTTGCGCCAGGGCCATGAAATGCTCGAACTGGAGCAGGACGGCGAGGGTGTGACCTTGCAGGTGCGCAATGCCCAGGGCGAGGTCTATGAGCTGCGCGCCGACTATGTGATCGGCGCCGATGGCGGGCGCTCCACCGTACGCAAAAAGGTCGGCGTTGAATTGCTGGGGCTGACCCATCCGCGTAAATGGGTGGTGGTCGACACCGCCAATGACACCCTGGATGCACCCTATACCGCACTGCATGCCGACCCGCAGCGCCCGTTCGTGTGCATCTACCTGCCTTACCAGCAGCGGCGTTGGGAGTTCATGCTGATGGAAGGCGAAGATGAGGCAAAGATGTGCGAAGAAAGCACCATCCGTGACCTGATCCGTGGGCATATCGGCGACGCCGTCGACCAGTTGAACATCATCCGCATCCGCGCCTACACCCACCACTCCCGGGTGGCGGCACGCTTTGTCCAAGGGCGTGTGGCGCTGGTGGGGGATGCCGCGCATATCTCGCCACCCTGGGCCGGGCAGGGCCTCAATTCAGGTTTGCGCGACGTGGCCAACGTGGTCTGGAAACTCGCGGCAATCATCCAGGGGCGCGCGTCCCATGGGATCCTCGCAAGCTACGACCAGGAGCGCCGTGGGCATGCCACCGAGCTGGTGGCCCTGGCCGACAATATGGGCACCGTATTGGGCTTGACCAACCCGTTGATGGCCGGCGTGCGCGACTGGTTGTTCCAGGCAGTGAACAGCGTCGACAACCTGCGCTCGCACCTGCTGGAGTTCAAGTTCAAACCCAAGGCCACCATCACCAAGGGCCTGGTCTATCACGAACGTGCCGAACTGCGTGAGGACGACCTGGTCGGCCAGCTGTTTGTGCAGCCCTATATCGAAGACGCCAAGGGTCAGCGTCGGCGCCTGGATGACGTGTTGGGTCATTCCTATGCGGTGCTGGGTTACCGGGTCAACCCGCGCGAGCAACTCAGTGACGAGATGGCGACATTCTGGGCGCGCTGGGACACACGCTTCATACAGGTCAATCGTTCGCGCAGCGGCCTGGGCCGTCACCAGCCGTTGACGGCGATGGACGCCATCAGCGTGGAGGACGTGGATAATCGCCTCGGCGAATGGTTCTCCAAGGTGCGCGATTGCATCGTGGTGGTGCGCCCGGACCGTTTTGTCGCGGCCATTACCACGCCCGAGCGGCTGGAAAGTGTGTTGCGCAAGTTGGCGGAGCAACTGTCATGA
- a CDS encoding 2-keto-4-pentenoate hydratase produces MSADNPVLSRLHHATRTVQAIAPLAPDALDLRSGYALQRQALDLRLAAGEQLSGWKIAFAGSAAQRRFGLEEPVYGGLTDRMRVLPNTAVALSRLIQPKLEIEVAIVLGRSLAPGDYRDEEILAAIAEVAPAFEIADCRWQGWTFGAGAFLADNAAAGLYCLGPLMAFDPIAHANVAYRLESAGALRGEGNTEGREDPPLANLCWLIRRLLADGQPVEAGQVVLSGALLAPMDIQAATYRLHMFGTELALLFTADTAPV; encoded by the coding sequence ATGAGCGCTGACAACCCCGTGTTGAGCCGCTTGCACCACGCCACGCGCACGGTGCAGGCCATCGCGCCGCTGGCACCTGACGCGCTGGACCTGCGCTCAGGGTACGCGCTGCAACGCCAGGCGCTGGACCTGCGCCTGGCGGCGGGCGAACAACTGAGCGGTTGGAAGATCGCCTTCGCCGGCAGCGCCGCGCAAAGGCGTTTCGGCCTGGAGGAGCCCGTGTATGGCGGCCTGACTGACCGCATGCGTGTGCTGCCGAACACGGCAGTGGCGCTTTCGCGGTTGATCCAGCCCAAGCTGGAGATCGAAGTGGCAATCGTGCTGGGCCGCAGCCTCGCGCCGGGTGACTACCGTGACGAGGAGATCCTGGCGGCCATTGCAGAGGTGGCGCCGGCGTTCGAGATTGCCGATTGCCGTTGGCAAGGCTGGACGTTTGGGGCAGGGGCTTTTCTTGCCGATAACGCGGCGGCGGGGCTGTATTGCCTCGGGCCGTTGATGGCTTTCGATCCCATTGCGCATGCCAACGTCGCCTATCGCCTGGAAAGTGCTGGCGCGCTTCGCGGCGAAGGCAACACCGAGGGCCGTGAGGATCCACCACTGGCCAACCTTTGCTGGCTGATTCGCCGTCTGTTGGCTGACGGCCAACCGGTGGAGGCCGGGCAAGTGGTGCTGTCCGGTGCGCTCTTGGCGCCGATGGATATCCAGGCCGCTACGTACCGCTTGCATATGTTTGGCACGGAACTGGCTTTGCTTTTCACGGCGGACACCGCCCCTGTGTGA
- a CDS encoding helix-turn-helix domain-containing protein, with the protein MLAEVRTFNDPQLHAGSIQGWRQVYDQLGRGCLTSELRQLSADRFQIFQEVLDKRVVQRGYAPKDRLCAAMSLGSAPVVQGQQVGAHSVVLLRDGEEFVLHAPEGTHFFALNVDTVRFAKLAAFELSGDQLKRLTTRSQLCVDDALLLRIRQRIYPLFRHLLQQTDAISATAEKMLEDELLNAFLDLFSNATDEVRCRRGNFAVSAYLVKRCQELIDASGDTPLSILDLCEHLRVSRRTLQNSFQAVTGMRPVEYLRNLRLNAVRRRLIATPACTQNVGEVAVAMGFFHLSHFAAHYRALFGESPSETRRAMV; encoded by the coding sequence ATGCTTGCTGAAGTTCGAACCTTCAATGACCCTCAATTGCACGCCGGTTCCATCCAGGGCTGGCGGCAGGTCTATGACCAGTTGGGCCGTGGCTGCCTGACCAGCGAGCTGCGGCAATTGTCCGCCGACCGCTTTCAGATCTTCCAGGAAGTGTTGGACAAACGCGTGGTGCAGCGCGGCTATGCGCCCAAAGACCGGCTGTGCGCGGCCATGTCATTGGGCAGTGCGCCTGTGGTGCAGGGTCAGCAAGTGGGGGCGCACAGCGTCGTGCTGTTGCGCGATGGCGAAGAGTTTGTGCTGCATGCGCCTGAAGGTACGCACTTCTTCGCCCTTAACGTCGATACGGTACGCTTCGCCAAACTGGCCGCCTTCGAGTTGTCCGGCGATCAGCTCAAGCGCCTCACCACCCGCTCCCAACTCTGTGTGGATGACGCGTTACTGTTGCGCATCCGCCAGCGGATCTACCCGCTGTTTCGTCACCTTTTGCAACAAACCGATGCGATCAGTGCAACCGCCGAAAAAATGCTCGAGGACGAACTGCTCAACGCGTTCCTCGATTTGTTCAGCAACGCCACCGATGAGGTGCGTTGCCGTCGCGGCAATTTTGCCGTGAGTGCTTACCTGGTCAAGCGTTGCCAGGAGTTGATCGATGCCAGTGGCGATACCCCACTGAGTATTCTCGATCTGTGTGAACACCTGCGGGTCAGCCGGCGGACCCTGCAGAACAGCTTCCAGGCGGTGACCGGCATGCGTCCGGTGGAGTACCTGCGAAACCTGCGTCTGAATGCGGTGCGTCGACGCCTGATCGCCACCCCGGCCTGCACCCAGAACGTCGGCGAGGTGGCGGTGGCGATGGGCTTCTTCCACCTGAGCCACTTTGCAGCGCATTACCGGGCGCTGTTTGGCGAGTCGCCGTCTGAAACACGTCGAGCGATGGTCTGA
- a CDS encoding AraC family transcriptional regulator: MIKPNVPAPRHHTANEQPWFVLNSSRYSVMPSAHPAISHFYAFDVAQSSDLLAVPDGCVDIVFDCDATRPSARICGTPLTAQAVHLHQHHHYFGVRFSPGVIPGFINVLAEELTERELDLLEVSGFAHRIFESIVQAPLLGDQMRLFNDYLAPRLMGKTSGLTAMIIQQALRHRGDIRIQQLEDLSGYTSRTLHRQFNQDTGMSPKTFCRIIRCQAALDTLNTQQDVSFSQLALDLGFSDQSHFLRDFKKLVSTTPCDYQRKMLQNAYTDRISYA, from the coding sequence ATGATCAAACCGAATGTGCCGGCTCCCCGGCACCACACCGCGAACGAACAGCCTTGGTTCGTGCTCAACTCTTCACGCTATTCGGTGATGCCCTCCGCGCACCCGGCGATCTCGCATTTCTATGCCTTCGACGTCGCTCAATCGAGCGACCTGCTGGCCGTGCCGGATGGCTGCGTGGACATCGTTTTCGACTGCGATGCCACTCGACCCAGCGCCAGGATCTGTGGCACACCGCTGACCGCCCAAGCCGTGCATTTGCATCAGCACCATCACTACTTCGGCGTGCGCTTTTCACCGGGCGTCATTCCCGGCTTCATCAATGTGCTGGCCGAAGAACTGACCGAGCGGGAACTCGACCTGCTGGAGGTCTCGGGGTTCGCCCATCGCATCTTCGAAAGCATCGTCCAGGCACCGCTGCTGGGAGACCAGATGCGGCTGTTCAACGACTACCTGGCCCCACGCCTGATGGGCAAGACATCGGGACTCACCGCCATGATCATTCAGCAGGCGCTGCGTCATCGCGGCGATATTCGCATCCAGCAACTCGAAGATCTCAGTGGCTATACCAGCCGTACCTTGCACCGCCAGTTCAATCAGGACACCGGCATGTCACCCAAGACGTTTTGCCGGATCATCCGCTGCCAGGCGGCACTGGACACTCTCAATACCCAGCAGGATGTTTCGTTCTCGCAGCTGGCCCTGGACCTGGGCTTTTCCGATCAATCCCACTTCCTGCGCGACTTCAAAAAACTGGTCAGTACCACACCCTGCGACTACCAACGCAAAATGCTGCAAAACGCCTACACCGACAGGATCAGCTACGCCTGA
- a CDS encoding tyramine oxidase subunit B — MSTNTKIDFIYLSEQDMIRAGVTDMLACVNTMEEMFGLLYAGDYRMAGPNNDSHGAMVVFPQDSPFPNMPKPTADRRMMAMPAYLGGSFCTAGVKWYGSNIANREKGLPRSILMFTLNDPDTGAPLAHMSANLLSAYRTGAIPGVGARHLARKDSKVVGLLGPGVMGKTTLAAFIAVCPHIDTLKIKGRGQKSLDNFIAWVTATYPQITTIEVVDTLEAVVRDSDLVTYCSSGEVGDPSIYPIVRREWVKPGAFLAMPASCSLDAGMEQPDVRKVLDNTGLYQAWFEELPKPAHHTVPVIGVRFMDMIAEGTMQLDDVEDIGKIIAGAAPGRRSDDEIIIMSVGGMPVEDVAWGTVIYRNAIKQGIGVTLNLWETPELR; from the coding sequence ATGTCTACAAATACAAAAATCGACTTCATCTACCTCTCCGAGCAGGACATGATCCGCGCGGGGGTGACCGACATGCTGGCCTGCGTGAATACCATGGAAGAGATGTTCGGCCTGCTGTACGCCGGTGACTACCGCATGGCCGGCCCGAACAATGACTCCCATGGGGCGATGGTGGTTTTTCCGCAGGATTCGCCGTTCCCGAACATGCCCAAGCCCACGGCGGATCGGCGCATGATGGCCATGCCGGCCTACCTGGGCGGCAGCTTTTGCACCGCTGGCGTGAAGTGGTACGGCTCCAATATCGCCAACCGCGAAAAGGGCCTGCCGCGCTCCATCCTGATGTTCACCCTGAATGACCCCGACACTGGCGCGCCGTTGGCGCATATGTCGGCCAACCTGCTGTCCGCCTACCGCACCGGTGCGATTCCCGGTGTAGGTGCGCGCCACCTGGCCCGCAAAGACTCGAAAGTCGTTGGTCTGCTTGGCCCGGGTGTCATGGGCAAGACCACGCTGGCGGCATTTATCGCGGTGTGTCCGCACATCGACACACTGAAGATCAAGGGGCGTGGTCAGAAGAGCCTCGACAATTTTATCGCGTGGGTCACAGCGACTTATCCGCAGATCACCACGATTGAGGTGGTCGACACCCTGGAGGCAGTCGTCCGCGATTCGGACCTTGTTACTTATTGTAGCTCCGGTGAGGTGGGCGACCCCTCGATCTACCCAATTGTGCGACGTGAATGGGTCAAGCCAGGCGCCTTCCTCGCGATGCCGGCGTCCTGCTCGCTCGACGCGGGCATGGAACAGCCCGACGTGCGCAAGGTGCTGGACAACACCGGTCTCTACCAGGCCTGGTTTGAAGAATTACCCAAGCCTGCGCATCACACCGTGCCCGTCATTGGCGTGCGCTTCATGGACATGATTGCCGAAGGCACGATGCAGCTCGATGACGTCGAGGACATCGGCAAGATCATCGCCGGTGCCGCGCCAGGGCGTAGAAGCGATGACGAAATCATCATCATGTCAGTGGGCGGCATGCCCGTGGAGGACGTGGCCTGGGGCACGGTGATTTACCGCAACGCCATCAAGCAAGGCATCGGTGTGACCTTGAACCTGTGGGAAACCCCGGAACTGCGCTGA
- a CDS encoding RidA family protein, which translates to MTKIIKLKTGSPFEDQASYSRLVVVDNWIYVSNTAGRNPQTKLIPEDILEQTHQVFANIESALKAVDASLADVVCSRVFIQDPKDVPAVMGLIGEKFRGVDPASTVTCPPLGSTVYKVELEVTAYRNASKAQVEVIRLSQ; encoded by the coding sequence ATGACAAAAATCATCAAGCTCAAGACCGGTTCGCCGTTTGAAGATCAGGCCAGTTATTCGCGCCTGGTGGTCGTGGATAACTGGATCTATGTGTCCAACACGGCGGGCCGCAACCCGCAGACCAAGCTGATTCCAGAAGACATCCTTGAGCAGACGCACCAGGTCTTCGCCAATATCGAGTCGGCCCTCAAGGCCGTTGATGCGAGCCTGGCCGACGTGGTGTGTTCGCGGGTGTTCATCCAGGACCCCAAGGACGTGCCCGCGGTCATGGGCCTGATCGGCGAAAAGTTTCGCGGCGTCGACCCAGCGAGCACTGTCACCTGTCCACCCCTGGGCTCGACGGTCTACAAGGTGGAGCTGGAAGTGACCGCGTATCGCAACGCGTCGAAGGCGCAGGTCGAAGTCATTCGCCTGTCGCAATGA
- a CDS encoding NAD(P)/FAD-dependent oxidoreductase — protein MAPTIAPVTTSTVFPSATSVVIIGGGIIGLTAALTLAERNIAVVVLEKGRIAAEQSSRNLGWVRKTSRHAADIPLALAADRLWAQMPERVGADVGYRQEGIMFLGRTPAQMAMHEGWLKSVEHLSLDSRLLSKREIDAMVPGGVGEWAGGIFTASDARAEPTLASSAIAKAAMAMGVVIIEQCAVRTLQMSAGAVSGVVTEKGEIRCDHVLLAGGMWSRRFLGNLGVSLPTLPLTCSVLRTHPMEGPTQIAVGAPDFSFRKHKDGGFIITQRGKLDAFLTLDHLLLAKQYMPQFRAQRSVLNVSLGKPFINDLALARRWGADSVSPFERVRVQDPAANPRLNNDAMNNLMAAWPVFEQAQIAQAWAGTIDVTPDSNPVIGPVAQIPGLTVATGFSGHGFGTSPAAGHLAADLVSGHTPIIDPSPYRFDRF, from the coding sequence ATGGCACCGACAATAGCGCCCGTGACAACCTCCACCGTGTTTCCCAGCGCCACGTCCGTCGTCATCATTGGCGGCGGGATCATCGGCCTGACGGCTGCGCTGACCCTGGCTGAGCGCAACATCGCGGTGGTGGTCCTGGAAAAAGGCCGTATCGCCGCCGAGCAGTCATCACGCAACCTGGGCTGGGTACGCAAGACCAGCCGCCACGCCGCCGACATCCCGCTGGCGCTTGCGGCTGACCGGCTGTGGGCACAAATGCCCGAGCGGGTCGGGGCGGATGTCGGGTATCGCCAGGAAGGCATTATGTTTCTGGGGCGCACACCTGCGCAGATGGCGATGCACGAAGGGTGGCTCAAGTCGGTGGAGCATTTGTCGCTGGATTCGCGGCTGCTCAGCAAGCGTGAGATTGACGCGATGGTGCCAGGCGGCGTGGGTGAGTGGGCCGGCGGTATCTTCACCGCGTCCGACGCGCGTGCCGAACCGACGCTGGCCAGCAGTGCGATTGCCAAGGCGGCCATGGCCATGGGCGTGGTGATTATCGAGCAATGCGCGGTGCGCACGCTGCAGATGTCTGCCGGTGCGGTCAGTGGCGTGGTCACGGAAAAAGGCGAAATCCGCTGCGACCATGTGTTGCTGGCGGGGGGTATGTGGTCGCGGCGTTTTCTGGGTAACCTCGGTGTGTCATTGCCGACCTTGCCTTTGACCTGCTCGGTGCTGCGCACCCACCCCATGGAGGGGCCGACGCAGATCGCTGTCGGTGCGCCTGATTTTTCGTTTCGCAAGCACAAGGACGGCGGTTTCATCATTACCCAGCGCGGTAAGTTGGACGCCTTCCTGACCCTCGATCACTTGTTGCTCGCCAAGCAATATATGCCGCAGTTCCGTGCGCAACGCAGCGTATTGAACGTGTCGCTGGGCAAGCCATTTATCAATGACCTGGCACTGGCTCGGCGTTGGGGCGCCGATAGCGTCAGCCCGTTCGAGCGTGTCAGGGTGCAGGATCCAGCCGCCAACCCGCGGCTCAATAACGACGCGATGAACAACCTCATGGCGGCCTGGCCTGTGTTTGAGCAGGCGCAGATCGCCCAGGCCTGGGCCGGCACTATCGACGTGACACCCGATTCCAATCCGGTCATCGGGCCGGTCGCGCAGATTCCGGGGCTGACCGTGGCCACCGGCTTCTCGGGGCATGGCTTCGGCACGTCGCCAGCGGCGGGCCATCTCGCGGCGGACCTGGTCAGTGGGCATACGCCGATCATTGACCCAAGCCCTTATCGCTTCGATCGTTTCTAA
- a CDS encoding alpha/beta fold hydrolase — MPADSCFFTNRAGLRLHFLRWGDSSGVPLVLLHGLRAYAQTWESLVQALGAGYCIYALDQRGRGLSDWAAPASYHTQSYVEDLEDLVAHVGLQRFVLLGHSLGGANALEYARQHPGRLLGLLIEDIGPGSSSQGDGAARIRREMGQTPLQFESWEAARAFWQAARPGLSHEGLASRLAHSMQERDGAITWRHDQQGIAEARLSIEPTDLWPAVRALDCPSLFIRGARSDFLPPATLHAMTACNPQVRTVEVADASHYVHDDQGPVFNALVAEFLESLARPE, encoded by the coding sequence ATGCCTGCCGACAGCTGTTTTTTCACTAACCGTGCAGGCCTGCGCCTGCACTTCTTGCGCTGGGGCGATTCGAGCGGCGTGCCCCTGGTGCTGTTGCACGGCTTGCGGGCCTATGCACAAACCTGGGAGTCGCTGGTGCAAGCCTTGGGCGCGGGCTACTGCATCTACGCCCTGGATCAGCGTGGCCGGGGGTTGAGCGACTGGGCTGCGCCTGCCAGCTACCACACTCAATCGTATGTCGAAGACCTCGAAGACTTGGTCGCCCACGTGGGCCTGCAGCGATTTGTGTTGCTCGGGCACTCATTGGGCGGTGCCAATGCCCTTGAATATGCGCGGCAACATCCGGGACGTTTGCTCGGTTTGCTGATTGAAGACATCGGCCCCGGCTCTTCAAGCCAGGGCGATGGCGCCGCGCGTATTCGTCGCGAGATGGGCCAGACACCGTTGCAGTTCGAGAGCTGGGAGGCGGCCCGCGCATTCTGGCAGGCTGCGCGTCCAGGCTTGTCGCACGAGGGGCTGGCATCGAGGCTCGCGCATTCGATGCAAGAGCGCGACGGCGCGATCACCTGGCGTCATGATCAGCAGGGGATTGCCGAGGCGCGCCTTAGCATTGAACCGACGGATTTGTGGCCGGCGGTGCGCGCACTGGATTGCCCGAGCCTGTTCATTCGCGGCGCACGCTCGGATTTCCTGCCGCCTGCGACACTGCACGCAATGACTGCCTGCAATCCGCAGGTGCGCACGGTGGAGGTCGCCGACGCCAGTCACTATGTGCACGACGATCAAGGGCCGGTGTTCAATGCCCTGGTGGCGGAGTTTCTTGAAAGCCTTGCGCGCCCGGAATGA
- a CDS encoding multidrug effflux MFS transporter has product MKPTARMIALLASLTAFVPFSIDTYLPSLPQIAVELSSSTAQVQHTISAFLAGLCLGMLFYGPLSDRYGRRTLLLGSLTLYGLATLGCLFAASIDQLIAWRFIQALGGAGAMVLARTVARDLFGLAQAAKVLSWMQMLTMMATLVAPMVGTWLVLVDGWRTIFAVLFILCGFCLLMVGVGLDESLPPRARGHSLKAAFAAYPGILRQPRAVALILCMSFTFGGVFAFITASPFVYVEYFGVSPRLFSALFGLNILGIIVVSFINARWVTRLGPLRMLGVGTALAGIAAIALLVAGYTQWGGLTSIVLCLMLYMGVTGLLGANCTASLMSMFPRQAGASVALGISMQFACGALASLWVSRLADGTPWPMCLVVGCCGLGCLVAYAIARRAPFTPVVTRDEQPVPFQP; this is encoded by the coding sequence ATGAAGCCCACAGCCCGCATGATTGCGTTATTGGCCTCGCTGACGGCCTTTGTGCCGTTTTCCATTGATACCTACTTGCCCAGCCTGCCGCAGATTGCCGTTGAGCTGTCGAGCAGCACGGCCCAAGTGCAACACACGATCAGCGCGTTTCTCGCTGGCTTATGCCTGGGCATGTTGTTCTACGGCCCGCTGTCGGACCGCTATGGACGTCGCACCTTATTGTTGGGCAGCCTCACGCTGTATGGCCTGGCGACTTTGGGGTGCCTGTTTGCCGCAAGCATCGATCAACTGATCGCCTGGCGCTTTATCCAGGCACTGGGCGGGGCCGGCGCAATGGTGCTGGCCAGGACCGTGGCCAGGGATTTGTTCGGTCTGGCGCAGGCCGCCAAAGTGTTGTCCTGGATGCAAATGCTGACAATGATGGCGACGTTGGTTGCGCCCATGGTCGGCACCTGGCTGGTGCTGGTCGACGGTTGGCGCACCATATTCGCCGTGTTGTTCATCCTGTGCGGGTTTTGTCTGCTGATGGTCGGTGTGGGGTTGGACGAAAGCCTGCCGCCGCGGGCGCGCGGCCACTCGCTCAAGGCCGCCTTTGCGGCCTACCCGGGCATTCTCCGCCAGCCTCGGGCGGTTGCGTTGATTCTGTGCATGTCCTTCACGTTTGGCGGCGTGTTCGCCTTTATCACCGCCTCACCCTTTGTGTACGTGGAGTACTTCGGTGTCTCGCCGCGCCTGTTCAGTGCGCTGTTTGGCCTGAACATTCTGGGCATCATCGTCGTGAGCTTTATCAATGCCCGCTGGGTCACGCGCCTGGGGCCGCTGCGCATGCTGGGCGTAGGAACCGCGCTGGCAGGCATCGCCGCAATAGCGTTGTTGGTGGCGGGTTACACGCAATGGGGCGGTCTGACCAGCATCGTACTGTGCCTGATGCTGTACATGGGGGTGACGGGCTTGCTGGGGGCCAACTGCACGGCGAGCCTGATGAGCATGTTCCCGAGGCAAGCGGGGGCGAGCGTCGCCCTGGGGATCTCGATGCAGTTTGCCTGTGGGGCGCTGGCGAGTCTGTGGGTCAGTCGCCTGGCGGATGGCACCCCATGGCCCATGTGCCTGGTGGTGGGCTGTTGCGGGCTGGGCTGCCTGGTGGCGTATGCCATTGCGCGGCGCGCGCCGTTCACGCCTGTGGTTACGCGGGATGAACAGCCTGTGCCGTTTCAACCCTGA
- a CDS encoding MarR family winged helix-turn-helix transcriptional regulator, which yields MTSPKTHASRYDPGSEDFHKEDFPFYWLAMVHGRYSQYMEKSLKKIGLDIPRWRVLFILKENGQSSISEISTHAIAKLSTITKTVYRMKDDGLVDTAPCEDDGRVTQVRITDEGRAAIERIQAATGDVFKRSFSGMTEAQIQRLNRMLETVFNNLGEP from the coding sequence ATGACGTCTCCGAAAACACACGCCAGTCGCTACGACCCCGGCAGTGAAGACTTTCACAAAGAAGATTTTCCGTTCTACTGGCTGGCGATGGTGCATGGCCGCTATAGCCAATACATGGAAAAATCCCTGAAAAAAATCGGCCTGGATATCCCCCGCTGGCGCGTGCTGTTCATCCTCAAGGAAAACGGCCAATCCAGTATTTCCGAGATCTCCACCCACGCCATCGCCAAGCTGTCGACCATCACCAAAACGGTGTACCGCATGAAGGACGATGGCCTGGTCGACACCGCGCCCTGCGAGGACGATGGACGGGTTACCCAGGTACGGATCACGGACGAGGGCCGGGCCGCCATCGAACGCATCCAGGCCGCCACCGGCGACGTGTTCAAACGCAGTTTCAGCGGCATGACCGAAGCCCAGATCCAGCGCCTCAACCGCATGCTGGAAACGGTGTTCAATAATCTGGGAGAGCCTTAG